AAAAGCGGTTAAAGCGGATTGGAGTCTTTTAATGTATCCATGATGATCAGTCCCCCAGATATCTATCGCTTTATCAAACCTCCTGGTAAATTTGTTTCGATGATATGCAATATCAGATAAAAGATATGTCGGCTCCCCGTTTGATCTTACGATTACCCGGTCTTTATCGTCGCCGAATTCTTTTGCTTTAAACCAAATAGCTTTTCCCTTATTATAGGTTAATTTTTTCTTGATCAGATCTTCTGCTGCTTTTTTGACAAAACCAGATTTATGAAGACTTGTTTCAGAAAACCAATTGTCATAATTAACGCCAGCTTGTACTAAGGTTTTTTTAATCTCGTTAACTATTCTATCAATAGCAAAATCAGAAAAATACTTAGTCCTCTCTTTAATGTTTTTCTTAAGCCATTTATCTGCATCTTTATCTTTTATCTCATTTACTATATCTATAATGTATTGGGCTGGATACATATCTTTGGGAAATTTAACTTTTTTACCTAATGATTCTCGGTATCTAAGTTCCACTGATTTGCCTAAAGTTTCTATCTGTTTTCCGTAATCATTTATATAATATTCGCGCGTTATACCATACCCTAAAAATTGCAGAATATTGGCTAAAACATCACCAATAAAACCACCCCTACTATTGCCGGCTGTTAATGGACCAGTTGGGTTAGCTGATAAATACTCAAGGATAATCTTTTTACCCTTTCCAATATTGCTTTTACCGAAAGTTTTATTATTTAAGATATGTTTTAATTTTGATAAATAAAATTGATTAGAAATGGTAAAGTTAATAAAACCATTTGGGGCGATATCAATATTTTTAATATCTTTGTCTTTAGGAAAATTATCTAAAATGATTTTAGCAATATCTTGTGGCGATTTTTTTTCTTTTGCCGAAAGCTTGAAAGCAATATTTGAAGAAAAATCACCAAATTGAGGAAGAGATTCAGCTACTTCTATATTTTCTTTATTACTAAGACTTTTTTTGCTAATAGCTTTATCTAAAGCTTTTTCTAAAAGTTTTTGTATTTTTTCTTTCATATATTTATTATAATTTTTTAACTACTATTTAAATCCAGCATTTTAAGTGCCCCTATCTTCAAACGCAAAAATTATATTCTAGCAGTATTATAACAGATTCTGTTTTATTCGTTCATATAAAAAGTGCGGGATAAATTGTATAATGAAATGGTAGTAATTTAAATCCCGTTAGAAATTTTTCTTTTTACTTAGCTTAATGTTATGATTTTGACTATTTCTAAACAGGATAAATCTATGGGAAAAATATTAGCTAAAAATAAAAAAGCATATTTCGATTATGAAATTCTTGAATCATATGAAGCAGGTATAATTTTGATTGGCTCAGAAGTAAAATCAATAAAAGAAGGAAAAGTCCAACTAGTAGGAAGCTATGTTAGTGCTAGAAACGGT
This sequence is a window from bacterium CG_4_10_14_0_2_um_filter_33_32. Protein-coding genes within it:
- a CDS encoding arginine--tRNA ligase, which gives rise to MKEKIQKLLEKALDKAISKKSLSNKENIEVAESLPQFGDFSSNIAFKLSAKEKKSPQDIAKIILDNFPKDKDIKNIDIAPNGFINFTISNQFYLSKLKHILNNKTFGKSNIGKGKKIILEYLSANPTGPLTAGNSRGGFIGDVLANILQFLGYGITREYYINDYGKQIETLGKSVELRYRESLGKKVKFPKDMYPAQYIIDIVNEIKDKDADKWLKKNIKERTKYFSDFAIDRIVNEIKKTLVQAGVNYDNWFSETSLHKSGFVKKAAEDLIKKKLTYNKGKAIWFKAKEFGDDKDRVIVRSNGEPTYLLSDIAYHRNKFTRRFDKAIDIWGTDHHGYIKRLQSALTAFGFKNRLDIILNQFVNLKENGKEIRMSKRKGTFVTLQEVLDMIGSDAVRFFFISKSNDTHLDLNINLVKEKSQQNPLFYSQYANARINSVLEKINQKELKLDFTKINLESLTSPFERVLIKELISFEDVVLSAGEKYEPYRLIHYLISLATAFHAFYEKERIIIDDKKTRQARVALVIACRNIFKNVFRLIGISAPKKM